Proteins co-encoded in one Bremerella sp. TYQ1 genomic window:
- a CDS encoding PstS family phosphate ABC transporter substrate-binding protein, producing the protein MLRQRVSMLAFMLAVLFPGMLFAQLQVDPKLPVYERVSGVSGTIKSIGSDTMNNMMTLWAEGFQEIYPNVQIEIEGKGSSTAPPALIQGTATFGPMSRPMKANEIDDFEKRYGYKPTEIGTSIDMLAVYVNKDNPIEGLSLPQVDAIFSTNRKGGAEKDISRWGELGLSGSFAQSPISLYGRNSASGTYAFFKENALYGGDYKPTVKEQPGSSSVVQGVATDKFGIGYSGIGYKTSDVRALPLSLEGEDYVEPTAENADDYPLSRFLYVSVNYRPGSELDPLRREFLKYIYSQQGQKAVVKDGYLPIPAVIAEAQLAKVGITK; encoded by the coding sequence ATGTTGCGCCAACGTGTTTCCATGCTTGCATTTATGCTGGCCGTCCTGTTTCCTGGCATGCTCTTCGCCCAGCTTCAAGTCGATCCGAAGCTGCCTGTTTACGAGCGTGTCTCAGGCGTGTCCGGCACCATCAAAAGCATCGGTTCCGACACGATGAACAACATGATGACGCTATGGGCCGAGGGCTTTCAGGAGATTTATCCGAACGTTCAGATCGAGATCGAAGGGAAAGGCTCCTCTACCGCTCCGCCGGCATTAATCCAAGGAACAGCCACATTCGGTCCCATGAGTCGCCCAATGAAGGCGAACGAGATCGACGACTTCGAGAAGCGATACGGCTATAAGCCAACCGAGATCGGAACCAGCATCGACATGCTGGCCGTCTACGTAAACAAGGACAATCCGATTGAAGGACTCTCGCTTCCGCAAGTCGACGCCATCTTTTCGACCAACCGTAAAGGGGGAGCCGAGAAAGACATTAGCCGCTGGGGCGAGCTTGGATTGTCAGGCTCATTCGCTCAGTCGCCGATCAGTTTGTATGGGCGCAATTCAGCGTCAGGCACCTATGCTTTCTTTAAAGAGAATGCCCTTTACGGCGGCGACTATAAGCCAACCGTCAAAGAACAGCCTGGCAGTTCTTCGGTAGTGCAAGGGGTCGCGACCGATAAGTTCGGCATCGGCTACAGCGGTATTGGCTATAAGACTTCCGACGTACGAGCACTCCCTCTTTCCCTGGAAGGGGAAGACTACGTCGAGCCAACCGCTGAAAACGCTGACGACTATCCACTCTCGCGTTTCCTTTACGTCAGCGTGAACTATCGCCCGGGCAGCGAGCTAGATCCGCTTCGACGTGAGTTTTTGAAATACATCTATAGCCAACAAGGACAGAAAGCGGTCGTGAAGGATGGCTACCTGCCGATTCCTGCCGTGATTGCTGAAGCTCAACTCGCTAAAGTGGGCATCACCAAGTAG
- a CDS encoding DUF1501 domain-containing protein yields MNYLSNSRRRFLQTTAGLMGAASCSWLPQLAAAAAPNPERKRSCILLWMAGGPTQTDTFDMKPGHANGGEFKEAETSVPGLRFSEHFTGLGQHADQLAILRGMSTREGDHLRGTYLMHTGQRPGGPLNYPAIGASLAKALKDYSSILPSYVAVNPSGLLNGAALGSGFLGPRYAAATVGTRGTPRPEDAEAMADLGVDFLSLPPGIDQQRHDARLALWQEQQNQFIVSHPSGAAEAQATIFQSAVKLMHPEAASAFDLSKESMKTRESYGRGTFGQGCLIARRLVERGVPFVEVTLGGNGLGWDTHQGNFPAVERLSKELDQGWSTLLTELKERGLLETTTICWMGEFGRTPNINNNAGRDHFPDAWTCVLSGGGIAGGQAYGKTNEGGTEVTDGKTEVQDLLATLCQAVGVDPATEHYSPQARPIKISEGNPIDQVLA; encoded by the coding sequence ATGAACTACCTATCGAATTCGCGACGACGTTTCCTGCAAACGACTGCCGGCCTAATGGGGGCAGCCAGCTGCTCGTGGCTTCCACAGTTGGCTGCAGCGGCGGCTCCCAACCCCGAGCGAAAGCGAAGCTGCATCTTGCTCTGGATGGCTGGCGGCCCGACACAGACCGATACCTTCGACATGAAGCCAGGACATGCCAACGGAGGAGAATTCAAAGAGGCCGAAACGAGTGTTCCAGGACTTCGCTTCAGCGAACATTTCACCGGCCTCGGCCAGCATGCCGATCAATTGGCCATCTTGCGAGGCATGAGTACTCGCGAAGGAGACCACCTTCGCGGAACCTACTTGATGCACACCGGCCAACGCCCCGGCGGTCCATTGAACTATCCGGCCATCGGAGCTTCGCTTGCCAAAGCGCTCAAAGACTATTCGTCCATACTGCCCAGCTACGTCGCGGTAAATCCCAGCGGGCTACTGAACGGTGCGGCGCTCGGTTCTGGATTCCTCGGTCCTCGTTATGCTGCGGCCACCGTAGGTACGCGCGGAACACCGCGGCCTGAGGACGCCGAAGCGATGGCCGACTTAGGGGTCGACTTTCTTTCGCTTCCCCCTGGCATCGATCAGCAACGCCACGACGCGCGACTTGCCTTGTGGCAAGAACAGCAAAATCAATTTATCGTCAGTCACCCCTCTGGCGCTGCCGAGGCGCAAGCAACCATCTTCCAATCGGCCGTCAAACTAATGCACCCCGAAGCGGCTTCGGCGTTCGATCTTTCCAAGGAATCGATGAAGACTCGCGAGTCGTACGGCCGCGGCACGTTTGGCCAAGGCTGCCTAATTGCTCGTCGCCTGGTAGAGCGTGGCGTACCATTCGTCGAAGTCACGCTGGGTGGCAACGGACTCGGCTGGGACACCCACCAAGGCAACTTCCCTGCCGTCGAGCGACTCTCCAAGGAACTCGACCAAGGCTGGAGCACACTGCTGACCGAGCTGAAAGAACGAGGCCTACTGGAAACCACCACGATCTGCTGGATGGGGGAATTCGGTCGAACGCCGAACATCAACAACAATGCCGGACGAGACCACTTTCCAGACGCATGGACGTGTGTACTCTCAGGGGGTGGAATCGCCGGAGGTCAGGCCTACGGCAAGACCAATGAGGGAGGCACCGAAGTCACCGATGGCAAGACGGAGGTGCAGGATCTCCTAGCGACGCTATGCCAGGCCGTCGGCGTCGATCCCGCGACAGAGCACTATTCGCCGCAAGCTCGTCCGATCAAAATCTCGGAAGGCAATCCTATCGATCAGGTCTTGGCTTAA
- a CDS encoding phosphate ABC transporter permease PstA gives MSGSSDNAKSNVKKYQRTVRPGLTVLAQGEPMIWLSGGALALALLMIFGLLALILYQGMASFWPGRLYRVTLQDGTVLMGELTDEEDYQQSSSATTDTEETDSPLQHRWQYRTDNFEFKGSQSGTYQWVTEEQLADPPPTMPEWAMLFERTKLGRFIGTPQRFIISNPRPISSDEDDLSAIEQFYENNKSRLQIPADADDQDQAQWAATLESLNQEIETVRAKLKTLQSENSQSFIKQNFSANRNLHGLLTSGETLPISDIPADGNLVSIEEITEGAPDTYAAYQKHHADARERVRAADRIAEYEVGESSLRQEKARLRLRSQELQHDVFIESLANEIYNLKLELNAIQEEKQRDARVVERASRVLGKDSAMAKVGPEMVAALNADRTAKENTIENRLNEIAQLLDEVPNSAREAVYQFVEVRFEVDNEISAIQERIHEIEERNDRVSLFATTAQDIETELKLGEIVRAFPSNQLDWLGRLKVYLSRWGEFLLADPREANSEGGVFPAIWGTVAMTMIMSLIVVPFGVLAALYLREYAKSGPIVSIIRISINNLAGVPSIVFGVFGYGFLILVVGAYIDGGPRNANLPTIPPFWWWLTAAGLALVAFCAFITTSYSLGSRKILTRMRTPHLGIISLLLWIGTTIAFFILVAFTPSFHGFYQASLPNPTFGKGGLLWASLTLALLTLPVVIVATEEALAAVPNSLREGSYGCGASKWQTIRRIVLPHALPGIMTGMILAMARGAGEVAPLMLVGVLKLAPELPIDTTAPFVHLDRSFMHLGFHIFDLGFQSPNSEAAKPMVFTTTLLLITVIATLNIFAIWLRARLRKRFQSGQF, from the coding sequence ATGAGCGGATCTTCTGACAACGCGAAAAGCAACGTAAAGAAGTACCAGCGAACCGTTCGGCCAGGGCTGACGGTACTTGCCCAGGGCGAGCCAATGATCTGGCTTTCCGGCGGCGCATTGGCACTCGCGCTGTTGATGATCTTTGGCCTGTTGGCATTGATTCTCTATCAAGGAATGGCCAGCTTTTGGCCTGGCCGTTTGTATCGCGTGACGTTGCAGGACGGCACCGTCTTGATGGGTGAGTTGACCGACGAGGAAGACTACCAACAAAGTAGCTCTGCCACGACCGACACGGAAGAAACCGACTCGCCGCTACAACATCGCTGGCAATATCGGACCGATAATTTTGAATTCAAGGGATCGCAAAGCGGCACGTATCAGTGGGTCACCGAAGAGCAACTTGCCGATCCACCACCCACGATGCCCGAGTGGGCGATGCTCTTCGAGCGAACGAAGCTTGGCCGCTTCATCGGTACCCCTCAGCGGTTTATCATTTCCAATCCGCGACCGATCTCATCCGATGAGGACGACTTATCGGCGATCGAACAGTTCTACGAAAACAATAAAAGCCGTCTTCAAATTCCCGCAGATGCCGACGATCAAGATCAAGCTCAATGGGCAGCGACACTCGAATCGCTTAACCAGGAAATCGAAACCGTCCGAGCAAAGCTAAAAACCCTTCAATCCGAGAACTCACAAAGCTTCATTAAGCAAAACTTTAGCGCCAATCGAAACCTGCATGGCTTATTGACTAGCGGCGAAACTCTTCCGATTTCAGACATTCCCGCCGATGGCAATCTTGTGTCCATCGAAGAAATCACCGAAGGAGCACCCGACACTTACGCCGCGTACCAGAAGCATCATGCCGACGCTCGCGAGCGCGTTCGAGCCGCCGATCGCATCGCGGAATATGAAGTGGGCGAAAGTAGTCTTCGACAGGAAAAAGCACGCCTTCGACTACGTTCGCAAGAGTTACAGCACGATGTATTCATCGAAAGCCTGGCCAATGAAATTTACAACTTGAAGCTTGAGCTCAATGCGATCCAAGAGGAGAAGCAACGAGACGCACGCGTGGTAGAAAGAGCCTCACGCGTGCTAGGCAAAGACTCCGCAATGGCGAAAGTTGGGCCAGAGATGGTGGCGGCATTGAATGCCGATCGCACCGCAAAAGAGAACACAATCGAGAACCGCCTGAACGAGATCGCACAGCTTCTTGACGAGGTTCCTAACTCGGCACGCGAAGCCGTTTATCAGTTTGTGGAAGTTCGCTTTGAAGTCGACAATGAGATTTCCGCCATCCAGGAGCGTATCCACGAGATTGAAGAACGTAACGATCGTGTTAGCCTGTTCGCCACGACGGCGCAAGATATCGAAACCGAATTGAAGCTGGGTGAGATCGTCCGAGCGTTTCCTTCAAATCAACTGGACTGGCTGGGGCGATTGAAGGTTTACCTTTCGCGTTGGGGCGAATTCCTGTTGGCCGATCCACGAGAGGCAAACTCGGAAGGTGGCGTCTTTCCCGCGATCTGGGGAACAGTGGCGATGACGATGATCATGTCACTGATCGTGGTCCCCTTCGGCGTACTCGCCGCGTTGTATCTGCGTGAATATGCCAAGAGTGGCCCAATCGTCAGTATCATTCGGATCAGTATTAACAACCTGGCCGGCGTTCCAAGTATCGTCTTCGGTGTGTTTGGCTATGGCTTCCTGATCCTTGTTGTAGGGGCGTATATCGATGGCGGCCCACGCAATGCCAACCTGCCAACGATTCCTCCGTTTTGGTGGTGGCTCACCGCGGCCGGCTTAGCGTTGGTCGCCTTCTGTGCATTCATTACGACCTCGTATTCGCTTGGCAGTCGAAAGATTCTCACGCGGATGCGGACACCTCACTTAGGCATCATCAGCTTACTGCTGTGGATCGGAACGACGATCGCATTTTTCATTCTCGTCGCTTTTACGCCTAGCTTTCACGGCTTTTACCAGGCCAGCTTGCCGAACCCGACGTTTGGCAAAGGCGGTCTGCTTTGGGCAAGCCTGACGTTGGCCCTGCTGACTCTTCCTGTCGTTATTGTCGCCACCGAAGAAGCCCTTGCTGCGGTGCCCAATTCACTACGTGAAGGTTCCTATGGATGCGGAGCCAGCAAGTGGCAAACGATTCGTCGTATCGTGCTTCCCCATGCACTTCCTGGCATCATGACCGGCATGATTCTCGCCATGGCCCGTGGTGCCGGAGAAGTCGCGCCGCTGATGCTTGTCGGGGTTCTCAAGTTAGCCCCAGAACTGCCAATAGATACGACGGCGCCTTTTGTCCATTTAGATCGCAGCTTTATGCATCTTGGCTTTCACATCTTCGACTT
- a CDS encoding ABC transporter permease subunit, whose product MSGIQPRFTGRKRKLKTHWSVRLSDVLSEGVITIGGIGTIVAVCLVALVLVMEVIPLFRSASVTPLGIRETPWDTDAIVHFELNEYQTMGWLLTSDGTLQVIRLTSPSSETNATQSSMAAAFEVVQETKLIEEGQITAISTATGETDLIIGLADGTIRLADVSLKTTFVDPIEIKDWLVEQSGTASATQLSRPGDTAVYRDGVVQLTPQGQYRAQNVQWTLSDPIEVSESAIRLIDHVPQGNNRSGLSSQSTTFVALTEDEQLKLGTVSEKKSLLTGTAKLQTKLYDLPASGAGVPHFVLMEGLGNNFYAIDKDGLLARYDIRDKNNLLVAETVDLVPDSEATVTVCDWILGRETLFVGDSNGNCSGWFQIRLADRKDNAFADRSSTDGFALVRAHQFGPGPGPVSAFGASSRSRMFLVGYETGACSLFHMTTEKHVTDIEMPEADSIDIAQISPRDDGLFIESNGEIYHYALSPGFPDITLASLFLPVWYEGYAEPLNMWQSSSSRIEDELKFSLYPLVSGTFKATFYSMLFGAPLALLAAIYTSEFSTRRTRMMVKPTVEMMASLPSVVLGFLAALVFAPVVEKVVPACLASVFTVPMTILLGAFLWQTLPRAVTLRIQPFRLWFLSPVLLLGIYFAYLLGPFVEQWLFLGNIKFWLVHPEQGSGVGGWLLILIPTCALLLFALDAYGFNSIWRGQVARSPRFTFAVLSLVKFVLMVICTLLFAYGLGSLLDLIGWDPRGTYIGEYDQRNSLIVGFVMGFAVIPIIYTIADDALSTVPAHLRSASLGCGATHWQTAVRVVIPTAMSGLFSALMIGLGRVAGETMIVLMAGGNTPIEDWNIFNGFRTLSTNIAIELPEAVQGSSHYRVLFLSALVLFLLTFLINTVAEVVRLYFRRRAYQL is encoded by the coding sequence ATGAGTGGCATCCAGCCAAGATTTACCGGTAGAAAACGCAAGCTGAAGACGCACTGGAGCGTCCGGCTTTCGGACGTTCTATCGGAAGGCGTGATCACCATCGGTGGAATTGGAACGATCGTCGCCGTTTGCCTGGTCGCGTTGGTCTTGGTAATGGAAGTGATTCCTCTTTTTCGCAGTGCCTCGGTCACTCCGCTCGGCATTCGCGAAACGCCATGGGACACAGACGCCATCGTTCACTTTGAGCTGAACGAATATCAAACGATGGGCTGGCTACTGACCTCCGACGGCACGCTTCAGGTCATTCGGCTTACGTCCCCTTCTTCCGAAACGAATGCAACTCAGTCGTCAATGGCTGCCGCGTTTGAAGTCGTTCAAGAGACCAAGCTGATTGAAGAAGGCCAAATCACCGCTATCTCAACTGCCACCGGCGAGACAGACCTGATCATCGGCCTGGCAGACGGAACGATACGGCTGGCCGACGTTTCGCTGAAGACAACGTTTGTCGATCCGATTGAAATTAAAGACTGGCTGGTCGAGCAATCGGGCACTGCTTCCGCTACTCAACTTTCTCGCCCAGGCGATACGGCCGTCTACCGCGATGGGGTCGTCCAACTAACGCCCCAAGGACAATATCGGGCCCAAAACGTCCAATGGACCCTCAGCGATCCGATCGAAGTTTCCGAGTCGGCAATTCGGCTGATCGATCACGTCCCGCAAGGGAACAATCGCTCGGGACTTAGCAGCCAATCAACGACTTTTGTCGCATTGACCGAGGATGAGCAGCTTAAGCTGGGAACTGTCAGTGAGAAAAAGAGCCTACTCACCGGCACCGCAAAACTACAAACCAAGCTGTACGACTTGCCAGCTTCCGGCGCCGGCGTTCCGCATTTCGTCTTGATGGAAGGGCTGGGCAACAATTTCTATGCCATCGACAAAGATGGCTTGCTCGCTAGGTACGATATCCGCGACAAGAACAACCTGCTTGTTGCCGAAACGGTCGATCTCGTTCCTGATTCGGAAGCTACGGTCACCGTATGCGATTGGATCTTAGGACGCGAAACCCTTTTCGTCGGCGATAGCAACGGTAACTGCTCTGGCTGGTTTCAGATCCGGCTTGCCGACCGCAAAGACAATGCCTTTGCAGACCGTAGCAGCACCGACGGCTTTGCCTTGGTGCGTGCCCATCAATTCGGCCCAGGCCCCGGCCCGGTCTCTGCCTTTGGAGCTTCCTCCCGAAGTCGCATGTTTCTGGTTGGCTACGAGACCGGGGCGTGCTCGCTCTTTCATATGACCACCGAAAAGCATGTCACCGATATCGAGATGCCCGAAGCGGACTCAATTGATATCGCTCAGATTTCACCACGCGACGACGGCTTGTTTATTGAATCGAACGGCGAGATCTATCACTACGCACTTTCGCCAGGCTTTCCTGACATCACCCTGGCGTCGCTCTTTCTGCCGGTCTGGTACGAAGGCTACGCCGAACCACTGAACATGTGGCAAAGCTCTTCCTCCCGCATCGAGGACGAACTCAAGTTTTCGCTTTATCCGCTTGTCTCCGGCACGTTCAAAGCAACGTTTTACTCCATGCTTTTTGGTGCTCCTCTGGCATTGTTGGCAGCCATTTACACGAGCGAATTCAGCACGCGACGCACCCGCATGATGGTCAAACCAACGGTCGAAATGATGGCCAGCCTGCCGAGTGTTGTACTTGGTTTTCTGGCTGCGTTGGTGTTTGCTCCGGTAGTCGAGAAAGTCGTTCCGGCCTGCCTGGCATCGGTGTTTACCGTTCCCATGACGATCTTGCTCGGAGCGTTTCTCTGGCAAACGCTTCCTCGTGCGGTCACGCTACGAATTCAACCGTTTCGGCTATGGTTCCTATCGCCGGTGCTGCTACTGGGTATTTACTTCGCCTACCTACTTGGACCATTCGTTGAGCAGTGGTTGTTCCTCGGCAACATCAAGTTTTGGCTCGTCCATCCCGAGCAAGGATCTGGCGTCGGTGGTTGGCTGCTCATTTTAATTCCAACTTGCGCTCTGTTGCTTTTCGCGTTAGACGCCTATGGGTTCAATTCGATCTGGCGAGGTCAAGTCGCTCGATCACCGAGATTTACGTTCGCAGTGCTAAGCCTGGTGAAGTTCGTGTTGATGGTCATTTGCACGCTGCTCTTCGCCTATGGACTGGGCAGTCTTCTCGATTTGATCGGATGGGACCCGCGCGGGACCTACATTGGTGAATACGATCAACGCAACTCGTTGATCGTTGGATTTGTCATGGGGTTCGCCGTGATTCCAATCATCTACACGATCGCCGACGACGCCCTTTCGACAGTTCCGGCTCACCTGCGATCAGCTTCTCTTGGCTGTGGGGCGACCCATTGGCAGACGGCCGTTCGCGTTGTGATTCCGACGGCGATGAGCGGACTGTTTTCGGCATTGATGATTGGGCTCGGGCGTGTTGCTGGGGAAACGATGATCGTACTCATGGCTGGCGGCAACACGCCGATCGAAGATTGGAACATCTTCAACGGCTTCCGTACGCTCAGCACGAACATTGCCATTGAATTGCCCGAAGCCGTCCAAGGCAGCTCGCACTATCGCGTCCTGTTCCTTTCCGCCCTGGTTCTATTTCTGCTTACCTTTTTGATCAACACGGTGGCAGAAGTGGTTCGTCTTTACTTCAGGAGACGGGCATACCAGCTATGA